The genome window GCCTGATGGCCACGGGCATGCCGCCGGGACGCCCGGCGGTGCTGGTCGAGAACGCCAGCCTGGCGGCCCAGCGGGTGCTGCCCACCACCCTGGGGAGCCTGCCGGAAGCCGCGCGGGAGCTGGGCGGGGGGCCGGCGCTCATCATGGTGGGCGACATCTACGCCGACCTGCTCGAGCAGGCAGCGGGCGGCCTGGAAGCGCAAACGAGGCGGACCGCTGCGGCCTGACTTCATTTCTCTTACACTTCGGTCATGTTGATCGAAGACTACGGACTCGCGCTGGGCAAGAGTTTCCTGTTTTCCCTGGCGACGCTGCTCCCCATCCTGAATCCCACGGCGACGGCACCGATATTCCTGTCCCTGACCGAGGGCGCTTCCCCTGGCGTGCGGGAAGTGCTCGCGGCCAGGATCGCCCGCAACGTGTTCCTGCTGCTGTTCGCGGCGATGCTGATCGGGTCGATCGTGCTCGACTTCTTCGGCATCTCGCTGGCCATCGTGCGCGTGGGCGGGGGCCTGCTGGTGGTGGCCAGCGCCTGGCGCCTGCTCAATTCCAGCGACGGCGGAGCCGAGCGTTCGGCGCGCCTGGCTGAAGGTTTCACGGTTGAGATGGCCAACCGGCGCGCTTTCTATCCCCTGACTTTCCCCATTGCCTGCGGGCCGGGCTCCATCGCCGCGGCCATCACCGTGGGCGCCAGCCTGCACGATCACGCCTCGCTGATCGTCAGCGGCACCCGCATCGCCGGGGCGGTACTGGGCCTGTCCCTGGTGGCGGGGTCGGTGCTGCTGTGTTTCCGCTATGCGCAGCAACTGCTGCGTCTGCTGGGCGACACGGGAACTGTCGTGTTCCTGCGGTTGTCAGCATTCATTCTGCTCTGCCTTGGCGTCCAGATCGTCTGGGATGGCGCGTCCGAACTGCTGCTCGGCGTGCTGCGCCAGGTCCCGTTGCCCCCATCCACCTGAAAGCCCTTGCGGCCTTGACCCATGAAAACCGTACTCGTTGACCGCCTGCTCGCCTTCACCGCCATCGCCAGCCTGGGCGCCGTGGCGGTCGCGCTGGTGTCGCAGCATGTCTTCGACATGCAGCCCTGCGCCTGGTGTGTGCTGCAACGCCTGATCTATCTCGCGATTGCGGTATTCGCGGTGCTGGGACTGGTCCTGCGGCGGATCGCGGCGGCGCAGAAGACCTGCGCCGGCATCGTGGCGGTGCTGGCGCTGGCCGGCGTGGCCACGGCCGTCTATCAGCACAATGTGGCTTCCCAGTTGATGAGCTGCGACCAGACCTTCGCCGACCGCTTCATGACCGGTTCCGGCCTCGACGGGTCGCTGCCCGCGGTGTTCGGCATCTACGCGACCTGCGCCGACGCGGTGGTGGACCTGCTGGGCGTACGATACGAGATATGGAGCGTGCTGCTGTTCGCGGTGCTGGCCGTGGCAGGCATCGCCGCCCTGATGCTGCGCCGGCGTCCGCGATCGCTGTTCGCGGGCGGCGTCCAATAGGGAGTCCATCATGCAGGCCCGCGCCACGCCTCCGGTCCACTTCCGTGAAATCGCCGCCGGGGGAGGGCGGCGCCTGGGCGTGGCCACGCTCGATGCGCAGGCCACGCTGAATGCCCTGTCCCTGGAGATGGCCGAACGCCTGGCGATGCAGTTCGAGGCCTGGGCCACCGATCCGGCCATCGCGGTGGTGGTGCTGGAAGGCGAAGGGCGCGCGCTGTGCGCCGGCGGCGATCTGCGAAGCGTGTACCGCGAGATGCGCGAACACCGGGGCGACGACCCGCCGCGCCGCATCGCCCGCTTCTTCGAGCGCGAATACGGCCTGAACCACGCCATTCACGCCTATCCCAAGCCGTTCCTGTGCTGGGGCAACGGCATCGTCATGGGCGGCGGCATGGGGCTGCTGATCGGCGCCAGCCATCGCGTCGTCACGGAAACCTCGCGCCTGGCCATGCCCGAGATCGTCATCGGCCTGTTTCCCGACGTGGGCATGTCCTGGGCCCTGAACCGCATGCCGGGCAAGTCGGGCCTGTTCCTGGGGCTGACCGGGGCCACGCTGCAGGCCGCCGATGCGCTGTTCGCCGGCTGGGCCGACTACCACATTCCGCATGCCCGCAAGCAACAGGTGCTCGACGCGTTGGCCCGGCAGGACTGGGCCGGCGAACGCCGTGCCGACGACCTCCTGCTGCACGAGGTGCTTGATGCCTGCCATGCCATGCCCGACCCCGAGGAAGGGCCGCTGCGGCGCAACCTGGATGCCGTGGCGGCGCTGTGCCGGGCACCGGCGCTGGACGACGTCATCGGCGCCATCCTGCAATACGACGGCGGGGACCCATGGCTGGAAGGGGCGCGCGACGCCCTGGCCAAGGGCGCGCCCAGCACCGCGCGGCTGGCCTGGGAACTGCAGCGGCGCACGCGCCACATGTCGCTGGCCCAGGTCTTCCAGCTGGAATACCAGGTCGCCCTGTGGTGCTGCACCCGGGGCGATTTCCAGGAAGGCATCCGGGCCCTGCTGATCGACAAGGACCGCCGTCCCGTCTGGAAGGCCACCCATGGCACCGAGGTCGGAACCGCCTGGGCGGACAAGGCCTTCCGCGACATGGCCGTGGATTTCCCCGTGCCCGCTTCGCTGCGGACGCTGGCCGGCTAGCCTGCCGCCGTGTCACGGTCCGAACGCCTGTTCGCCTTGCTCCAGGCACTGCGGCGCCGCAGGCGGCCGGTCAGCGGCAAGGTGCTGGCCGGGGAACTGGGCATCAGCCTGCGCACGCTCTACCGCGACATCGGCAGCCTGCAGGCCCAGGGCGCGCAGATCGAAGGCGAGCCCGGCCTGGGCTACGTGTTGAAGCCGGGTTTCCTGCTGCCGCCCATGATGTTCTCGGAAGAGGAGATCGAGGCCCTGGTGCTGGGGTCGCGGTGGGTGGCCCGCCGCACCGACGAACCGCTGGCCTGGGCGGCCCGCAACGCGCTGGCCAAGATCGCCGCCGTGCTGCCCGACGACCTGCGCCATGGCCTGGACACCTCCGCGCTGCTGGTGGGCCCGGCGGCCGAGCAGGAGCGGGTGGACCTGTCCCAGATCCGCCGCGCGATCCGCGCCGAACACAAGCTCGACATCGTCTATCGCGACGGCGGCGGCGCCGCCTCGCATCGCCTGATCTGGCCATTCGGCCTGGGGTTCTTCGAGCAGTCGCGCGTGGTCCTGGGTTGGTGCGAGCTGCGGCAGGATTTCCGCCATTTCCGCACCGACCGCATCCAGGCCCTGACCGCCACGGACCTGCGCTATCCGCGCCGGCGCCAGGCCTTGCTGAAGGCGTGGCGAGAGAAAGAAGGCATTCCTCCGCAGGAAGTTTGATACTGACAGAAATTGGCAGCATCGGTCGCTATCCTGGACACGCCTACCAACCAGGAGCGACTTCATGAACCATCCGAACTTCGTCATTCTCTACGTCGACCAACCCGAGGCCAGCGGCCGTTTCTACGCGGACCTGCTGGGGGCCGACCCCATCGAATCCTCGCCCACCTTCGTGCTGTTCGCGCTGGACACCGGCCTGATGCTGGGCCTGTGGTCCCGGCACACCGTGGAACCGCCGCCCGGCGCGCCTGCGGGCGGCGGCGAGATCGTCTTGCGCATGGAAAGCTACGACGCCGTCGACGCCCGCTGCGCGGACTGGACGGCGCGCGGCATTCCGCTGCTCACGCCGCCCGCGACCCTGGAATTCGGCCGCTCCTTCGTCGCGCGCGATCCGGACGGGCATCGCCTGCGTGTGTTCGCCCCCGACACGGCACGATAGCTTCCCAGGCCCTAGTCACGGGCCGGGATGATGGGCAGCGTCAGATAGGATGCCTGTTCCGGTCCGCTGTACAGGGTGGTGCGGCCCTGGAAATCCTGGCCGCCGCGATCCGTGGGGTCGGTATGGGTAAGCCGACCCTTGATGCCTTCGAATTCGAAATCCTTGCCTTGTATCGTCAGGCGCAGGCGGTAGCCGCGCGGGATGACGATGGAGGTGGGCCAGATTTCGAGGTCGAGAGGATAGGCGGTACCGGGTTCGATCTTCTGGATTTCGTCGTGTGTATGGAAGATCCGGTTGGGCATGGACATCTTTTCGTCGACTTTGCGGTGCGAGGCGCGCAGCCACCCCCGGGTCAGCGGCGTGGGTTCGTGGGCGCCGTCGAACACGATTTCCTTGCCATCGGGATCGAAGAGCCGGAGGACGGCGAAGAGGTCGACATCCCGGGTGGAGGACGAGACCCAGATGCGCAACGGAATGAAGCCGGTGATTTCGGTCGCGGTTTCAAAGGGCGGCGTCGTGAAGTCCAGGCGTTCCTCCTGGGCCTGAAAGCCGGCGCTGGCGGCTTGGGCGGGCGCGACGGTATCCAGGGCGGCGTTGCCGGGGTGCAGGTAGAACCGGGTCCACTGGGTGCGCGCGAGCGGGAACTCGTGTTCGGCGCGGCGGGTTTCGCCGTCCACGGTGCGGATGGACAGCAGGACGGGCGGGGTCTGGTCCCAACCGTTGGGCAGGCCTTTCAGGAAGTGATCGAAGAATTGCTTTTGCAGCGCGATGTAGCGAGGCAGGTAGAAGCTTTCGTAGTGGGTGCCAATGTGCATGGACAGCCATTTCTGCGTGGAGCCGGCGCGCAGGTAGCCTTCGATGTTGCCGCGCAGGTGGTTGCCGGGGCCGCCCCAGTTGCCGGCCGACAGCACGGGAACGGTGATGCGGGAAAGATCGGGCGTGCGTTCCTTGTGCCAGGCGTCGCACAAGGCGTGGCGTGCCATTTCCGCGGGATAGTCGCTGCGGTTGGCGGCCAGCAAGGTTGCGCTCAACGCGGGGCCGGTCGTGGGTTGGCCGTCATCGCGGTCGCGATAGGGGGTGTCGCCGTTGCCATGCTGGTTGGACAGCACCTGCTTGGGCCACCATGAACTGAGGAAGCCGTTGCTGCGGATGCCGCCATGGTAGCCGTAGTCGCGGTAGTGATCGGACCGGCCCTCCCAGGGCACGATGGCGGCCAGGTGCTTGGGACGCAGCGCCGCGACACGCCATTGGGTGGCGGCATAGTACGAGATGCCGATCAGGCCGACCTTGCCGTTGCTCCACGATTGCGTGCCGGCCCACTCGATGGCATCGCGGTAGTCCTGGATCTCGCGCGGCGACATGGGGTCGAGGTAACCCGGCGACTTGCCGCTGCCGCGGGCGTCGACGTGGATGACCACGTAGCCGTCGGGCACCCATCGTTCGGGGTCCACGGTTTCCCAACGCAGGTAGCGGCCGCTGGAGCCGTCCTGGCACAGGCCGGGATGCAGGCGCTGCAATTTTTCCCATTGCGGCTTGAAACCATCGGCGAAGTGGACGTCCTTGCCGTAGACCCCCTGGGCCATGACGACGGGATAGCGCCCCGGTTCGGCCGGGCGGAAAACGTTCGCTTTCAGGACGGCGCCGTCGTCCATCGGGATCTCGACGTCCTTCTCGAAAACGAGGGCATGGGGGGCGGCTTGATGCCGGGCTGGGGTGTTCGATTCGGTCACGATCTGGGCTCCGCGTTGTCTGGCTATTGTTTTTCGATCTTGGCGGCCTGCATGATGTCGGTGTAGGTCGCGGTTTCCTTGGCGAGGTAGTTCGCCATGTCCTGGGGCGAGCCGCCCGCCAGGTCCAGCCCCATGGAGGCCAGGCGCTCCTTGAGCGCGGGCGAGGCCAGGGCGTCGTTGAAGGCACGGTTCAGCCGGGCCACGATCTCGGGCGGCGTGCCCGCCGGGGCCAGCGCCCCCTGCCAGCCGCCCTGGACTTCGTAGCCGGCGACGCCGGCTTCTTCCACCGTCGGCACGTCGGGCAATTGCGGGAAGCGCGTCGAGCCGGTCACCGCGATTGCGCGCAGCGTTCCGCTCTTGACCTGTTCGATCGCCGAAACCGGGTTGAGGAAGGCCAGCTTCACTTCGCCGGACATGACCGCATTCATGGCGGGGGCGGCGCCCTTGTAGGGAACGTGCACCAGGTGGGTGCCCGCCTTGTAGTTGAAGTACTCGGCCACCAGGTGCATGGTGTTGCCGATGCCGGCCGAGCCATAAGGGATGTTGGAGGTGGCCGGCTTGGCGAGCTTGACCAGGTCCTGCACGTTCTTGACCGGCAGCGAAGGCGTGACCACGAGCACCTGGCCGCGAGTGGAGCCCACCAGCACGACCGGGACGAAGTCCTTGGCGCTGTCGTAGGGCAGGGACTTGTACAGCAGCGGATTGATGACGTGCGAGCCGGTGGTGTAGAGCAGGGTGTAGCCGTCGGCGGGCGCCTTGGCCACCAGGTCCGAGGCAATGATGGAGTTGGCGCCCGCACGGTTCTCCACGATCACGGGCTGCTTGAGCCGCTTGCCCATTTCCTGCGCCAGCATGCGCGACACGGTATCGGGATTGCCGCCAGGCGAAAAGGGCAGAATCAGCTTGATGGGACGGTCGGGAAACGTGTCGCCGTAGGCGGCGGGTGCGGCAAGGGTCAGGGCTGCGAGGCAGGCTGTGGAAAGTCCAACCAGAAAAACCGGGCTCTTCATGATGTGTTCCTCCTCCATGGCGGTGTTCCCGACGAGGTCGGGGCGGGCTTCTTGTCGTGGTTGTGCGAGCTACCTGGAAAAAATCGATAAAAATATCTTTGGAAAATTTTGTCGATAAAATTATATGGATAAAAATAATATCGACGATAAAGGAAAACCCCGAGCCGCCATCGGATAAAAGAACGTTTCCTTATATAAAGCAATCTTATATAATGGTTCGTACGCCATTCATCCGGCATCCATGAGGAGACAAGCCATGAGCGCCAACCAGACAGCCGCCCCGTCCAACGACCAATCGCCCGTACTCGTCGATCTCGAAGACGGCATCGCATGGGTCACCTTGAACCGGCCCACGAAACGCAATGCCATCAACCCGGGCATCGTCTACAACATGGTCCGGGTGCTGGAGGAACTGGAGGCGGACGACCGCTGCAAGGTGCTGGTGCTGACCGGCGCGGGCGACGCGTTTTCTGCCGGCATGGACCTGCGCGAGTACTTCCGCGGCACCGACAACGATCCCAAGGAGCGCATCCGGCTGTATCGCGCCAACGCCCAGTGGCAATGGCGCCAGTTGCGCTTCTACGCCAAGCCCACCATCGCCATGGTCAACGGCTGGTGCTTCGGCGGCGCCTTCACGCCGCTGGTGTCCTGCGACCTGGCGATCGCCGCCGAGGAAGCGCAATTCGGCCTGTCCGAGATCAACTGGGGCATCATCCCCGCGGGCGTCGTCAGCCGCGCGGTGGCCTCGCTGGTACGCGAACGCGAAGCCATGTACTACGTGATGACGGGCGAAACCTTCGACGGCCGCCGCGCCGCGGATATCGGCCTGGTCAACGAGGCCGTGCCGCGCGAGCGCCTGCGCGAACGGACCCGCCAACTGGCCAAGGTCCTGATGGAAAAGAATCCCACCGTGCTGCGCACGGCCAAGATCGCCCATCGCATGGCGGCCGAAATGAGCTGGGAGCAGGCGACCGACTACCTGATGGCCAAGGTCGACCAGTCCACCTTCCACGATCCGGAGCGCGGCCGCGACAACGCCATGAAGCAATTCCTGGACGAAAAGTCGTTCAAGCCCGGCCTGGGCGCGTATCAGCGCTAAGACGGCACGAAGGGGTATCGCATGTCTTCATTCGCTCTGGACCGCCTGCTGCGGCCCAAGTCGATCGCCGTGGTCGGAGCTTCGCCCGAGCCGGGGTCGGTCAGCGGCCTGCTGCTGGCCAACCTGCAGCGCTTCGGCTATGCCGGGCAGCTGCACCTGGTCAGCCGCAGCCGGGACGAGGTCAACGGCATCCGCTGTTTCAAGTCCATCGATGAATTGCCGGAAGGCGTGGACGTGGCCGTGCTGGTGGTGCCGCAGGTGGCGGTGGCCGATTCGGTCGCGGCCTGCGGGCGCCGGGGCGTGGGCGCGGCGGTGGTATTCGCCTCGGGTTTTGCCGAAATGGGCGACGAAGGCCGGGCCGCGCAAGAAGCCATGGCTGCCATCGCGCACCGCCATGGCGTGGCCGTCCTGGGGCCCAACTGCCTGGGGTTCATCAATTTCGCGGACGCCGTTCCGCTGACCTTCGAGCCGGTGCAGCCGGCGCCGGTCCGCACCGGCCCGCGCATCGGTATCGTGGCCCAGAGCGGCGCGATGAACGGCAACCTGCGCCAGGCGTTCCTGGGGCGCGGGCTGGGGGTCTCGTTCTCGATCTCGACCGGCAACGAAGCGGTGCTGGGCGCGGAGGACTTCCTGTCCGCGCTGGTCGACGCGCCCGACGTGGATGCCTTCGCGGTGTTCGTCGAAATGCTGCGCAAGCCGGCCGAATTCCTGCGCGTGGCGCGCCGCGCGCGCGAGCTGGGCAAGCCCGTCGTGCTGATGCACCCGGGCCGCAGCCAGCGCGCTCGCGAGGCGGCCAGGTCGCACACGGGCGCGTTGGCGGGCGATCACCAGGTCATGCGCACGCTGGTCGAGCGCGAAGGCGTGGTGGTGGTCGACAGCATGGACGAAATGTTCGATGTGACGGCCATCCTCGCGCGCTACCCGCGGCCCGTGACCGAGGGCAGGGCGGCCGTGGCCTCGAACTCGGGCGCGCTGCGCGGACTGGCGCTGGATTTCTGCGAAGACATCGGCCTGCAACTGGCCGATTTCCAGCCCGCCACGATGCAGGCCTTGTCGCAGATCCTGCCGGACTTCATGGCGCCCGACAATCCGCTGGACCTGACGGCGATCGGCATGCAGAAGCCGGAGATCTTCGGGCTGTCGGCGCAGGCCATCCTGGACGATCCCGGCGTGGGCAGCCTGATCATGCCGCTGATGGGCGGTTCGCCCGCGCAGCAAATGGCCAAGGCGGAATCGCTGTTGCCGGTGATGCAGGCATCGCGCAAGCCGGTGTGCTTCGTCATCATGGGCGACAGCGGCCCGCTGGGCAACGAATTCCTGGAGCGGGTCCATGCGAGCGGCATGCCGTTCCTGCGGTCGCCCGACCGCGCCATGCGAGCCATGGCGCACGTGCATCGCTACGGACGCCTGCATGCCGAGGCGGCCGAACGCAGCGGGGAAGAATCCGGCCTGCGCCGCGACGATCTTCAGCCGGGGCCGCTGGCCGAATTCAAAGGCAAGCAATGGCTGCGCGAACTGGGCATCGCCACGCCCCGGGGCGGGCTGGCCCGCACGCCGGCCGAGGCCGAGGCGCTGGCGCGCGAGATCGGCTATCCGGTGGTGCTCAAGGCCCAGGCCGACACGCTCATGCACAAGAGCGACGTGGGCGGCGTGGCGGTCAACCTGCGCGATGCCCAGGCGCTGGGCGATGCGTGGCAGCGCATCCAATCCTCGGTGGCCCGGCATTGCCCGGATATCGCGCTGGACGGCATGCTGGTCGAGGCCATGTCCAGCCCCGGCCTGGAACTGGTGGTGGGGGGGCGCCGCGATCCCAATTGGGGCGTGGTGACGCTGGTGGGGCTGGGCGGGATATGGATCGAGGCCTTGCACGACGTACGCCTTTTGCCGCCCGACCTGACCGAGGCGCAGATCATGCGTGAACTGCAGCGCCTGAAGGGCGCCAGGCTGTTGGCCGGCCTGCGCGGCGCGCCGCCGGTGGACGTGGCGGCGGTCGCGGCGGTGGTGCGGCGCCTGTCCGCCCTGATGCTGGCCAATCCCGGGATCGCGGAGATCGACATCAATCCGCTGATCGCCTTGCCCGCGGGCAAGGGCGTCGTGGCCCTGGACGCGCTGTTCGTCATGGATGCGGCGCCAGCGCCCTGAGGGCGCCGTGCCGCCACGGAGAGCAATCTTATGTCGTCATTCGATAGCGAGACCTTTCCTCAGTTGATGGACACGGTCGAGCGCTTCATCCGCCAACGCCTGATGCCGCTGGAGCGGCAGGTGGAGGAAAAGGAGGAGGTGCCGCCCGAGGTCATCGAGGAAATGAAGCAAATGGGCCTGTTCGGCCTGGGGATTCCCGAGGCCTACGGCGGTTGCGAACTGGACCTGATGCAGGAATTGCAGGTGCAGATGGCCTTCAGCTATACCTCGCCGGCCTTCCGGCTGGTGTTCTGGCCCAACGTGGGCATAGGCAGCAAGGGCCTGGTGCTGGCCGGCACCGAGGAGCAGAAGCGGAAGTATCTGCCGGGCCTGGCCAGCGGTGAACTGCGCGCGGCATTCTGCCTGACCGAACCCGACGCCGGTTCGGACGCGGCCAGCCTGAAGACGCGTGCCGAACGGGACGGCGACATGCTGGTCATCAACGGCACCAAGCGTTTCATTACCAACGCCACGCGTGCCCATGTCTTTACCGTCATGGCGCGCACCGACCCGTCCCGTCCGGGCGCGGCCGGCATCAGCGCCATTCTGGTCGATCGCGATACCCCGGGGCTGCACATAGGCAAGTCCGAGAAGAAGCTGGGCCAGCGCGGCTCGCCCATCAGCGACGTGATCTTCGAGAACGTGCGGGTGCCGGTATCCAACGTGATAGGCGGCGAGGCCGCGCTGGGCCAGGGCTTCAGGATCGCCATGCAGGTGTTGGATCATGGCCGCATCAGCGTGGCGGCCTCGGGGCTGGGCATGGCCCGCCGGCTGATCGACGAGGCGGCGCGCTACGCGGTGCAGCGCAAGCAGTTCGGCCAGCCGATCTCCGAATTCCAGCTGATACAGGCCATGCTGGCGGATTCCGAAACCGAATACCTGGCGGGACATGCCCTGGTGATGCAGGCGGGCCAGGCCCTGGCGCGCGGCGAAGACGTGCGCAACCAGGCGGCGGCCGCCAAGTACTTCTGTTCGGAAGCGCTGTCGCGCATCGCCGACCGCGCCCTGCAGATCCACGGCGGTTCGGGCTACGTGGCTGACCACCACGTCGAACGCCTGTACCGCGATGCCCGGGCGCTGCGCATCTACGAGGGCACCAGCCAGGTCCTGCAACTGGTGATCGCCCGCACGATGCTCAAGCGCTACCAGGATTGAGCCCGCTTTTCGAGACTTATCGAAAATGCTTGTGAGACCATCGCAAACCCGTGTTTCAGCCTTTGCGGTGTTTCTTCTACAGTTAGCGGGGATCAGGCGGCGCGGCATGTCGCGGCCGCCCACGATAATGACGGAGACGATGTGTACCCTCTGAGCTATGTGCGTCCGGCCACCTTGCAGGAAGCGCTGGACTGCCTGGCCCGTGAGCCCGAAGCCCGCCCCCTGTCGGGCGGCATGACCCTGGTGCCCACGCTCAAGCAGCGGCTGGCGGCGCCTTCGCACCTGGTGGATCTGACGCGCCTGCCGGAACTGCAAGGCATCTCGCGCGACGGCGACGTGCTGAAAATCGGTGCCGCCACGCGGCACGCGCAGGTGGCCGAGTCGACCGTGGTGGGCGAGGCCATTCCTGGCCTGGCCGCGCTGGCCAGCGTGATCGCCGATCCGCAGGTGCGCAACCGCGGCACCCTGGGCGGTTCCGTGGCCAACAACGATCCCGCCGCCGACTATCCGGCCGCCGTGCTGGGCTTGGGCGGCACCGTGGTAAGCAGCCAGCGGCGCATCGCCGCCGACGATTTCTTTACCGGCATGTTCGAAACCGCGCTTGCCCCGGGCGAGATCATCGTGGGCTTCGAATTTCCCGTTCCCCGCCGCAGCGCTTATGCCAAGTATCGCCACAAGGCCACGGGCTACGCGGTAACGGGCGTGTTCGTCGCCGATACCGCGCAGGGCGTGCGGGTGGCGGTAACCGGGGCCGGGCCCTGTGTATTCCGCTGGCACGAAGCGGAGGCGGCGCTGGCCGGCGGCGACGCCGGGGCGCTGGCTACGGTCCCCCTGGATGCCGATGGACTGAACGACGACCGCGCGGGCAGCGCGGCCTATCGCGCCAACCTGGTACGGGTGATGGCGCGGCGCGCCTGGGCGCAATTATCTTGAATCGCGGACGGCCCGGAACGAGGCCGAGCAAGGTGGAGAAGTCATGGAACTGAAAGGATCGCATACGCTGCGGGCGCCCCGCGAACGGGTGTGGGAATACCTGAATACCCCGGAAATCCTGCAGGCATGCGTGCCCGGCTGCGAATCATTCAATGCCGGACAGGCGCAGGACGAGTACGCCGCCGTGGTGGTGGCCGCCATCGGTCCGGTGAAGGCGCGCTTCAAGGGGACCCTGAGCATCGCCGACAAGCGCGCGCCGCTGGGCTATCGCATCATCGGCCAGGGCGACGGCGGCATCG of Pigmentiphaga sp. H8 contains these proteins:
- a CDS encoding xanthine dehydrogenase family protein subunit M → MYPLSYVRPATLQEALDCLAREPEARPLSGGMTLVPTLKQRLAAPSHLVDLTRLPELQGISRDGDVLKIGAATRHAQVAESTVVGEAIPGLAALASVIADPQVRNRGTLGGSVANNDPAADYPAAVLGLGGTVVSSQRRIAADDFFTGMFETALAPGEIIVGFEFPVPRRSAYAKYRHKATGYAVTGVFVADTAQGVRVAVTGAGPCVFRWHEAEAALAGGDAGALATVPLDADGLNDDRAGSAAYRANLVRVMARRAWAQLS
- a CDS encoding acyl-CoA dehydrogenase family protein, with translation MSSFDSETFPQLMDTVERFIRQRLMPLERQVEEKEEVPPEVIEEMKQMGLFGLGIPEAYGGCELDLMQELQVQMAFSYTSPAFRLVFWPNVGIGSKGLVLAGTEEQKRKYLPGLASGELRAAFCLTEPDAGSDAASLKTRAERDGDMLVINGTKRFITNATRAHVFTVMARTDPSRPGAAGISAILVDRDTPGLHIGKSEKKLGQRGSPISDVIFENVRVPVSNVIGGEAALGQGFRIAMQVLDHGRISVAASGLGMARRLIDEAARYAVQRKQFGQPISEFQLIQAMLADSETEYLAGHALVMQAGQALARGEDVRNQAAAAKYFCSEALSRIADRALQIHGGSGYVADHHVERLYRDARALRIYEGTSQVLQLVIARTMLKRYQD
- a CDS encoding CoxG family protein, producing the protein MELKGSHTLRAPRERVWEYLNTPEILQACVPGCESFNAGQAQDEYAAVVVAAIGPVKARFKGTLSIADKRAPLGYRIIGQGDGGIAGFGKMVADVELAEDGETTVLTYVAQAQVGGKLAQIGARLVGSIVNKMAAEFFERFSVKVEEKVAP